In Nostoc sp. GT001, a genomic segment contains:
- a CDS encoding fumarylacetoacetate hydrolase family protein, which yields MAQRYVRIQNPEGQIYYGLLQLSLNVQVLDAPPWLHGQPTDLTLTPENYQILAPCAPSKIVAVGKNYADHAAEMGTPVPSEPLIFLKPPTSIIPSEREIKYPPQSHRVDYEGELALVIGDYAFECTPEVAQTKIWGYTIANDVTARDLQKQDGQWTRAKGFDTFCPLGPWIVRELNPGARLQTFVNDDANPAQSACIDQMVFSPDVLVSYISQVMTLLPGDLVLTGTPEGVSALHPGDRVRVEIEGIGRLENTVAAR from the coding sequence ATGGCGCAGCGCTACGTGCGAATTCAAAATCCAGAAGGACAGATTTACTATGGGTTACTACAGCTATCCCTGAATGTGCAGGTGCTAGATGCTCCACCCTGGTTACATGGACAACCCACTGATTTAACTTTGACACCAGAAAATTACCAAATTCTGGCTCCCTGCGCTCCCTCAAAGATTGTGGCGGTGGGTAAGAATTATGCAGATCATGCAGCCGAAATGGGAACTCCAGTACCTTCTGAGCCACTAATCTTTCTTAAGCCACCTACGTCGATCATTCCATCGGAAAGGGAAATTAAGTATCCTCCCCAGTCCCATAGAGTTGACTATGAAGGAGAGTTAGCTCTAGTGATTGGCGATTATGCCTTTGAATGTACGCCAGAGGTAGCCCAAACCAAAATTTGGGGCTACACCATTGCCAATGACGTAACAGCGCGGGATTTACAAAAACAAGATGGTCAATGGACGCGAGCCAAAGGTTTTGATACTTTTTGTCCCTTGGGGCCTTGGATTGTCCGGGAATTAAATCCAGGAGCAAGATTGCAGACTTTTGTAAATGACGACGCTAATCCAGCCCAATCTGCCTGTATTGATCAGATGGTGTTTTCCCCCGATGTTTTAGTTTCCTACATCAGTCAGGTGATGACGCTACTCCCTGGTGATTTGGTGCTTACAGGTACGCCGGAGGGTGTAAGCGCTTTGCATCCAGGCGATCGCGTCCGCGTAGAAATTGAAGGTATCGGTCGCCTGGAAAATACCGTAGCGGCCCGTTAA
- a CDS encoding Tic20 family protein yields MSWRGSTTVSDRIFASLPYLLPLIEVFVFGRYLLSEFPPLQLLFLPLLPLLRIYYGVRYAGMIIFFALFLLVVRNEKISHFIRFNTMQAILLDIIIFLFSILTDVVGLVPSGGFAIQTLSTTIFIGIVGVVAYSVIQSVSGRYAEIPAISDAVYMQVR; encoded by the coding sequence ATGTCTTGGCGCGGGTCTACAACAGTTTCAGATCGGATTTTTGCTTCCTTACCTTATTTGCTTCCTCTAATTGAAGTTTTTGTATTTGGTAGATATTTGCTCTCAGAGTTTCCACCATTACAACTACTGTTTCTACCGCTTCTGCCATTGTTGAGAATTTACTACGGCGTGCGTTATGCAGGAATGATTATTTTCTTTGCTTTATTTTTGCTGGTAGTAAGAAACGAAAAAATTAGTCACTTTATTCGTTTCAACACCATGCAAGCAATCCTTTTGGACATCATTATCTTTTTGTTTAGCATCCTAACTGATGTTGTAGGACTAGTTCCCTCTGGTGGTTTTGCAATCCAAACCCTATCCACAACCATTTTTATTGGCATAGTGGGAGTAGTCGCATATTCAGTCATCCAGTCTGTGAGCGGACGTTATGCAGAAATTCCAGCGATTTCCGATGCAGTGTATATGCAAGTGCGTTAG
- the rpsF gene encoding 30S ribosomal protein S6 has product MTTNYETMYILRPDLGEEQVEQAVTKYQNLLRDQGAQEIQIQNRGKRRLAYEIKKHRDGIYIQLNYSAPATAIAPFERAMRLSEEVIRYLTIKQDIEEEKPPKEEKEKPTKVAAPAPATATV; this is encoded by the coding sequence ATGACTACAAATTACGAAACAATGTACATCCTCCGTCCTGACCTCGGAGAGGAACAGGTAGAGCAAGCGGTTACAAAATATCAGAATTTGCTTCGCGATCAAGGCGCCCAGGAGATCCAAATTCAAAATCGTGGTAAGCGCCGTCTGGCTTACGAAATCAAAAAACACCGGGATGGCATTTACATCCAATTAAACTACAGTGCGCCTGCAACTGCGATCGCTCCTTTTGAACGCGCCATGCGTCTGAGTGAAGAAGTAATTCGCTATTTGACAATTAAGCAGGACATTGAAGAAGAAAAACCCCCTAAAGAGGAAAAAGAAAAGCCCACTAAAGTAGCTGCACCTGCACCTGCAACTGCAACAGTTTAG
- a CDS encoding Npun_F5560 family protein encodes MSQSDTPNIQVLSTEVSQLRQELQLRDQLVQQLSQELFRLVKGNTSFMPQQPEFERDLTQLHALQEQLQAVEQQVAFYQEQITTRDSEIYQLRQSVQELTDRTRMLEQVVQELPQIYRRKFEERMTPVREKVATLQRENRQLQAELQSVSYRLALKTRNASHSGIDLPNFPRPASEQTNISTPQNA; translated from the coding sequence GTGAGCCAATCTGATACACCTAATATTCAAGTTCTCTCGACGGAAGTATCGCAGCTACGCCAGGAGTTGCAACTTCGCGATCAATTAGTGCAGCAACTTTCTCAAGAACTCTTCCGGCTGGTAAAGGGTAACACTAGTTTTATGCCTCAGCAGCCGGAATTTGAGCGCGATCTGACCCAGTTACACGCTTTACAAGAACAACTGCAAGCTGTAGAACAGCAGGTGGCATTCTACCAAGAGCAAATTACAACTCGTGACTCCGAAATTTATCAATTGCGACAGTCAGTTCAAGAACTTACCGATCGCACTCGGATGTTGGAGCAAGTAGTACAAGAGTTGCCTCAAATTTACCGTCGGAAGTTTGAGGAGCGGATGACGCCAGTGAGAGAAAAGGTAGCAACGCTACAACGGGAAAACCGCCAACTGCAAGCAGAACTGCAAAGTGTGAGTTACCGTTTAGCACTCAAAACTCGCAATGCTAGTCACAGTGGTATTGATTTACCAAATTTTCCCCGCCCAGCATCCGAACAAACTAATATTTCAACTCCCCAGAATGCCTAA